From the Quercus lobata isolate SW786 chromosome 6, ValleyOak3.0 Primary Assembly, whole genome shotgun sequence genome, one window contains:
- the LOC115951020 gene encoding uncharacterized protein LOC115951020 yields the protein MSSLGTSKGILEIAKFGVYVTIPIVLMYTFANNTKNLQKFMGNRSYVVYPPEAERPPSPEELREMARELARKNNIR from the exons atgtcatCTTTGGGAACTTCGAAGGGAATTCTGGAGATTGCGAAGTTCGGGGTTTATGTGACCATTCCCATTGTTCTTATGTACACTTTCGCTAACAACACCAAGAATCTCCAGAAGTTCATGGGAAac cgaTCTTATGTTGTGTATCCCCCAGAGGCCGAAAGGCCTCCATCACCAGAAGAATTAAGGGAGATGGCTCGTGAGCTGGCTCGTAAGAATAACATCCGTTGA
- the LOC115994523 gene encoding U-box domain-containing protein 44-like isoform X1: MALELIPIGTILAVLTNQVIKTALAAKDVLFEKESFKVLSKHLFDIEPVLKELQLQELNDSQAARLALESLEADVKKANNLVEKYKSRAPFYLLVKCRHIVKEVQEVTRDIGKSLAALSLANTEVLSRISDQVDRLQNEMQRVEFETSHSQLQIVDKLDQGLRDQKLDQGFANDMLEEIARAVGVPVEPSQISKELASFRREKEEAANRKERAEVLFLEQIIELLSRADAARDYEEVKRQYLQRFQVIERYDEREENIRPLNSFYCRISETLMVDPVSLCTGTTCERAAIEALLDSGERTDPETGEVLEDTTLRSNLPLRQSIEEWRELNYCLKIRCSKAKLLSGMDSSVEEALSQMQDLMKESSINKDWISVGGLTDIIISILGSSRNRDVKRKILITLKDVVEGHARNKEKVFESQGWDRIIPCLGRDSSISKAAVELLYELLQERSGWNVPVCRKLSQQCSAILFLVTLLKGPVRESAEIAERILTNLFEINEETISCAAKAGWYKPLIDRIVQGPESSKIPMVRTIVNTELVDLNLKLLGEEGVIPPLLDMASRSFESKELALSALVKLSGCHANKELIAAAGGVPLVLKLMFSPNVRSIIVVKCSEILEKLCSEDDGIKFFVDEKGTQLELESIITNLLALQQKPNSAHNVRRPALNALLGICRFEAGLVKKAVLTANGVSLVLPLLDDSDSEIREIAINLLFLFSQQEPEGVVEYLLKPRRLEALVGFLENDDKGDVQMAAAGLLANLPKSERSLTMKLIELDGIDAILNILKTGTKEAKENALNALFRFSDPTNLESQRILVERGVYPMLVNFLKAGSETAKALAAALIGNLSTSSPKLTAVTKPTSCWCFQPSRHPLCPAHGGICSVTASFCLLEANALPDLVRLLHGGVHETAYEAIRTLFTLVMEGSPQRGATVLHENDAIKPILETLTWGEDYLKEEALGLLEKVFVSKEMVEHYGSTARLLLVGMTGRNVHEEGRQGRKAAKILALLERYSRSSTCLVPGLFG, from the exons ATGGCTTTGGAGCTCATACCTATAGGGACCATCTTGGCCGTGCTGACAAACCAGGTCATCAAAACAGCTCTTGCTGCAAAGGATGTTCTTTTTGAGAAGGAGAGTTTCAAGGTTCTGTCAAAGCATTTGTTTGATATTGAACCAGTCTTAAAGGAACTGCAGCTTCAAGAATTAAATGATTCTCAAGCTGCAAGGCTTGCTCTGGAGTCTCTTGAAGCAGATGTTAAAAAGGCAAATAATTTGGTTGAGAAGTACAAAAGTCGAGCCCCCTTCTACTTACTGGTCAAGTGCAGACACATTGTCAAGGAGGTACAAGAAGTCACAAGGGACATTGGAAAGTCTTTGGCTGCATTATCCCTTGCAAATACTGAAGTCCTATCAAGGATATCTGATCAGGTGGATCGGTTACAGAATGAGATGCAAAGAGTTGAATTTGAGACTTCACATTCTCAGCTCCAAATTGTTGACAAGTTAGACCAAGGTCTTAGGGACCAGAAACTAGATCAGGGTTTCGCAAATGACATGCTTGAAGAAATAGCAAGGGCAGTTGGGGTGCCTGTTGAGCCCTCTCAGATAAGCAAAGAGCTAGCCAGCTTCagaagggaaaaagaagaagctgcCAACAGGAAAGAAAGAGCTGAAGTACTCTTCTTGGAGCAGATTATTGAGCTGCTCTCTCGGGCTGATGCTGCAAGGGATTATGAAGAAGTCAAAAGGCAGTATCTCCAAAGGTTTCAGGTTATAGAGCGATATGATGAGAGGGAAGAGAATATCCGACCActtaattctttttattgtCGAATAAGTGAAACTTTGATGGTTGATCCCGTTAGCCTTTGCACTGGTACTACATGTGAGCGAGCTGCCATTGAGGCTTTGTTAGACAGTGGGGAGAGAACTGACCCAGAAACAGGTGAGGTTCTTGAAGACACCACTCTAAGGTCTAACCTTCCACTTAGACAATCAATAGAGGAGTGGCGAGAACTTAATTACTGCCTGAAGATACGTTGTTCCAAGGCAAAGTTATTATCAGGTATGGACTCGTCTGTGGAAGAGGCCCTGAGCCAAATGCAGGATCTTATGAAGGAGAGTTCTATTAACAAGGACTGGATTTCTGTTGGAGGGCTTACTGATATTATAATCTCCATACTTGGAAGCTCACGCAACAGAGATGTGAAGAGAAAGATTTTAATTACCCTGAAGGATGTTGTAGAAGGGCATGCAAGAAATAAG GAAAAAGTGTTTGAATCCCAGGGATGGGATCGCATTATTCCTTGCCTGGGGCGTGACTCAAGCATCTCAAAGGCTGCGGTTGAATTACTATATGAGTTGCTGCAAGAGAGATCTGGATGGAATGTGCCTGTTTGCAGGAAACTCTCTCAGCAATGCAGTGCGATTCTTTTTCTTGTTACCCTGCTAAAGGGTCCCGTTAGGGAGTCAGCAGAGATTGCAGAAAGAATCTTGACGAATCTATTTGAGATAAATGAGGAAACCATTTCTTGTGCTGCTAAGGCCGGCTGGTATAAACCACTTATTGATCGCATAGTTCAAG GGCCAGAGTCTTCAAAGATACCAATGGTGAGAACAATTGTTAATACAGAATTAGTTGATCTGAATTTGAAGCTCCTTGGCGAGGAAGGGGTTATACCTCCTTTGCTTGATATGGCATCCAGAAGCTTTGAATCAAAAGAGTTAGCCTTATCAGCCCTGGTTAAATTATCAGGTTGCCATGCCAATAAAGAGTTAATTGCTGCTGCCGGTGGGGTTCCACTTGTTCTGAAACTAATGTTCTCTCCCAATGTGCGCTCAATTATTGTTGTGAAATGCTCTGAAATActtgagaaactttgttctGAGGATGATGGAATTAAATTTTTCGTTGATGAAAAAGGGACCCAACTTGAGTTAGAATCAATCATCACCAATTTGTTAGCTTTGCAACAGAAGCCTAACTCAGCCCACAATGTCCGGAGGCCTGCCTTGAATGCACTTCTTGGAATTTGCAGGTTTGAAGCAGGGTTGGTTAAGAAGGCAGTTCTCACTGCCAATGGTGTATCTCTAGTGCTTCCACTGCTTGATGACTCTGACTCTGAAATTCGGGAGATTGCTATCAATTTGCTCTTCCTCTTCTCACAGCAAGAGCCAGAAGGAGTTGTGGAATACCTTCTCAAGCCAAGAAGGCTGGAGGCCTTAGTGGGGTTTCTTGAGAATGATGATAAGGGTGATGTACAGATGGCTGCTGCAGGTCTATTAGCCAACCTACCAAAATCAGAAAGATCACTCACCATGAAGTTAATCGAATTGGATGGAATTGATGCAAtcttaaacattttaaaaactgGAACCAAGGAAGCAAAAGAAAATGCTCTAAATGCACTCTTCAGGTTTTCAGATCCCACAAATCTTGAGTCACAGCGTATTTTGGTTGAACGAGGAGTGTACCCTATGCTTGTAAACTTTCTCAAGGCTGGTTCAGAAACAGCTAAGGCATTAGCAGCAGCACTCATTGGCAATCTTTCCACTAGCAGTCCAAAGCTCACTGCTGTAACCAAACCAACTAGTTGCTGGTGCTTCCAACCATCACGCCATCCTTTATGCCCAGCACATGGTGGTATTTGCAGTGTGACAGCTTCATTCTGTCTGTTGGAAGCAAATGCTTTACCTGACTTGGTAAGGCTCTTACATGGAGGGGTGCATGAAACTGCTTATGAAGCAATTCGGACTCTTTTTACTCTAGTTATGGAAGGCTCTCCTCAGAGAGGGGCCACTGTCTTGCATGAAAATGATGCTATAAAACCTATATTAGAGACTTTGACGTGGGGGGAAGATTATCTAAAGGAGGAGGCTTTAGGACTCTTGGAGAAAGTTTTTGTGTCAAAAGAAATGGTGGAACATTATGGATCAACAGCAAGGTTACTTCTTGTTGGTATGACCGGCAGGAATGTCCACGAGGAAGGCCGCCAAGGAAGGAAAGCTGCCAAAATCTTGGCCCTCCTTGAACGCTATTCTAGATCGTCCACATGTCTTGTTCCAGGTCTATTTGGgtga
- the LOC115949878 gene encoding uncharacterized protein LOC115949878, whose translation MEARLALSFSNEDKVGTIQPHDDALVITLKIEKYDMKWVMVDQGSGVEIMYLDLYKGLNLRPEDLTTYDSSLVSFDGKVVISKGQIRLSVQAGSKVMEVNFIVVNAYSPYTAMVARPWLHTLGVSFLHLISEGEISIWGSD comes from the coding sequence ATGGAGGCCCGCCTAGCATTGAGCTTTTCAAATGAAGACAAGGTGGGAACCATACAGCCACATGACGATGCTTTAGTGATCACCCTCAAGATAGAAAAGTACGACATGAAGTGGGTCATGGTGGATCAAGGCAGTGGGGTAGAGATTATGTACCTTGActtatacaaggggctgaacctgaggCCCGAGGATTTGACAACCTATGATTCATCTCTAGTGAGCTTTGACGGGAAGGTTGTCATTTCGAAGGGTCAAATTAGACTATCCGTACAGGCAGGGTCAAAAGTgatggaggtgaattttattgTGGTGAATGCCTACTCCCCTTATACGGCCATGGTGGCAAGACCCTGGCTTCATACCTTGGGAGTCAGTTTCCTCCACCTTATatcagaaggtgaaatatccATTTGGGGATCGGATTGA
- the LOC115949877 gene encoding uncharacterized protein LOC115949877, whose amino-acid sequence MRKPELKKGMKFPNSKVFREALREYAIKKPVDIKFKLNEKKKLSEFDKNPNWKVAGVQNHVKQALEIDISYSQVYRAKKKATDLITGDEQLQYRKLRNYAKIIRLNDKGSRVILQTKMEDENAQPKFKRMYIRYNAQKLEFLGGCRPIIGLDGCHLKWRFGGQILSAITRDANDNIFPVAFAVVKQENKDSWVWFLQQYSDDIRNPEQLNLIFITDRQKRCVGATTIREFERRMQEMKDLDVKTWEYLVDINPAQWSKSHFSSRVLCDYLANNLSESFNAMILEARDKPILAMLEWIRVRLMTKQYKKMKGIAKYIGKCYSSRQLHDEVDNDRERHVVDLAKKARSYRIWDLTGLPCKHGISAIVKNLEKVEDYMHPCYLKETFAETYKEIIQPMSGQSEWVETNQPAPVAPHVYKLLGRPPKQRKRDPKEPRNPYRVSRMNKTIKCGKCKKKGHNARGCKAGITSETSWQRRDRLAKSAAPSAYVCTSGVPSQGSGGGAARGFKGRKFQPVGGNGKNGAGKGTKSSK is encoded by the exons ATGAGAAAACCAGAGTTAAAGAAAGGAATGAAGTTTCCAAATTCTAAGGTATTTAGGGAGGCATTGAGGGAATATGCTATAAAGAAGCCAGTAGATATCAAGTTCAAGctgaatgagaagaagaagttaTCA GAGTTTGACAAAAACCCCAATTGGAAAGTGGCTGGTGTTCAAAATCATGTGAAGCAAGCACTTGAAATTGACATAAGTTACAGTCAAGTGTATAGGGCAAAAAAGAAAGCTACTGACTTGATTACTGGGGATGAACAGCTGCAATATAGGAAGCTTAGGAATTATGCAAAGATTATAAGATTGAATGATAAAGGAAGTAGGGTTATTTTGCAAACTAAAATGGAAGATGAAAATGCACAGCCCAAATTTAAGAGAATGTATATCAGGTATAATGCacaaaaacttgagtttttggGAGGTTGTAGACCAATCATTGGTTTAGATGGGTGCCACCTGAAATGGAGATTTGGGGGGCAAATACTTTCTGCCATAACTAGAGATGcaaatgataatattttcccAGTTGCATTTGCTGTTGTTAAGCAAGAGAACAAAGATTCATGGGTATGGTTTCTGCAGCAGTATTCAGATGACATTAGGAATCCAGAGCAACTTAATCTGATCTTCATCACTGATAGACAAAAG AGATGTGTTGGAGCCACAACAATTAGGGAGTTTGAGAGAAGAATGCAGGAAATGAAGGATTTGGATGTCAAGACATGGGAGTATCTTGTTGACATCAACCCTGCACAATGGTCTAAGTCTCACTTTAGTAGTAGAGTTTTGTGTGACTATTTAGCTAATAACTTGAGTGAGTCTTTTAATGCCATGATCTTAGAAGCTAGGGATAAGCCAATTTTAGCAATGTTGGAGTGGATCAGAGTTAGGCTCATgaccaaacaatacaaaaagatGAAAGGTATAGCAAAATACATTGGAAAG TGCTACTCCAGCAGGCAGCTTCATGATGAGGTTGATAATGATCGTGAGAGACATGTGGTTGACTTGGCTAAGAAAGCACGCAGTTATAGGATTTGGGATTTGACAGGACTTCCTTGCAAACATGGGATCTCTGCTATTGTTAAAAACTTGGAGAAAGTGGAGGACTATATGCATCCTTGTTACTTGAAAGAGACATTTGCTGAAACTTACAAAGAGATAATACAGCCAATGTCTGGCCAGTCTGAGTGGGTTGAGACTAACCAACCTGCTCCTGTTGCACCTCATGTGTATAAACTACTTGGCAGACCaccaaagcaaagaaaaagagatccTAAAGAGCCAAGGAACCCTTATAGAGTTTCTAGGATGAACAAGACAATCAAGTGTGGGAAGTGCAAGAAAAAAGGACATAATGCAAGAGGCTGCAAGGCAGGCATCACTAGTGAAACTTCATGGCAAAGAAGAGATAGACTTGCTAAATCAGCAGCT CCAAGTGCATATGTGTGCACTAGTGGTGTACCAAGTCAAGGAAGTGGTGGTGGTGCTGCTAGGGGGTTTAAAGGCAGAAAGTTTCAACCAGTTGGTGGAAATGGCAAGAATGGAGCTGGCAAGGGCACCAAAAGTAGTAAATGA
- the LOC115994523 gene encoding U-box domain-containing protein 44-like isoform X2 — MALELIPIGTILAVLTNQVIKTALAAKDVLFEKESFKVLSKHLFDIEPVLKELQLQELNDSQAARLALESLEADVKKANNLVEKYKSRAPFYLLVKCRHIVKEVQEVTRDIGKSLAALSLANTEVLSRISDQVDRLQNEMQRVEFETSHSQLQIVDKLDQGLRDQKLDQGFANDMLEEIARAVGVPVEPSQISKELASFRREKEEAANRKERAEVLFLEQIIELLSRADAARDYEEVKRQYLQRFQVIERYDEREENIRPLNSFYCRISETLMVDPVSLCTGTTCERAAIEALLDSGERTDPETGEVLEDTTLRSNLPLRQSIEEWRELNYCLKIRCSKAKLLSGMDSSVEEALSQMQDLMKESSINKDWISVGGLTDIIISILGSSRNRDVKRKILITLKDVVEGHARNKGWDRIIPCLGRDSSISKAAVELLYELLQERSGWNVPVCRKLSQQCSAILFLVTLLKGPVRESAEIAERILTNLFEINEETISCAAKAGWYKPLIDRIVQGPESSKIPMVRTIVNTELVDLNLKLLGEEGVIPPLLDMASRSFESKELALSALVKLSGCHANKELIAAAGGVPLVLKLMFSPNVRSIIVVKCSEILEKLCSEDDGIKFFVDEKGTQLELESIITNLLALQQKPNSAHNVRRPALNALLGICRFEAGLVKKAVLTANGVSLVLPLLDDSDSEIREIAINLLFLFSQQEPEGVVEYLLKPRRLEALVGFLENDDKGDVQMAAAGLLANLPKSERSLTMKLIELDGIDAILNILKTGTKEAKENALNALFRFSDPTNLESQRILVERGVYPMLVNFLKAGSETAKALAAALIGNLSTSSPKLTAVTKPTSCWCFQPSRHPLCPAHGGICSVTASFCLLEANALPDLVRLLHGGVHETAYEAIRTLFTLVMEGSPQRGATVLHENDAIKPILETLTWGEDYLKEEALGLLEKVFVSKEMVEHYGSTARLLLVGMTGRNVHEEGRQGRKAAKILALLERYSRSSTCLVPGLFG; from the exons ATGGCTTTGGAGCTCATACCTATAGGGACCATCTTGGCCGTGCTGACAAACCAGGTCATCAAAACAGCTCTTGCTGCAAAGGATGTTCTTTTTGAGAAGGAGAGTTTCAAGGTTCTGTCAAAGCATTTGTTTGATATTGAACCAGTCTTAAAGGAACTGCAGCTTCAAGAATTAAATGATTCTCAAGCTGCAAGGCTTGCTCTGGAGTCTCTTGAAGCAGATGTTAAAAAGGCAAATAATTTGGTTGAGAAGTACAAAAGTCGAGCCCCCTTCTACTTACTGGTCAAGTGCAGACACATTGTCAAGGAGGTACAAGAAGTCACAAGGGACATTGGAAAGTCTTTGGCTGCATTATCCCTTGCAAATACTGAAGTCCTATCAAGGATATCTGATCAGGTGGATCGGTTACAGAATGAGATGCAAAGAGTTGAATTTGAGACTTCACATTCTCAGCTCCAAATTGTTGACAAGTTAGACCAAGGTCTTAGGGACCAGAAACTAGATCAGGGTTTCGCAAATGACATGCTTGAAGAAATAGCAAGGGCAGTTGGGGTGCCTGTTGAGCCCTCTCAGATAAGCAAAGAGCTAGCCAGCTTCagaagggaaaaagaagaagctgcCAACAGGAAAGAAAGAGCTGAAGTACTCTTCTTGGAGCAGATTATTGAGCTGCTCTCTCGGGCTGATGCTGCAAGGGATTATGAAGAAGTCAAAAGGCAGTATCTCCAAAGGTTTCAGGTTATAGAGCGATATGATGAGAGGGAAGAGAATATCCGACCActtaattctttttattgtCGAATAAGTGAAACTTTGATGGTTGATCCCGTTAGCCTTTGCACTGGTACTACATGTGAGCGAGCTGCCATTGAGGCTTTGTTAGACAGTGGGGAGAGAACTGACCCAGAAACAGGTGAGGTTCTTGAAGACACCACTCTAAGGTCTAACCTTCCACTTAGACAATCAATAGAGGAGTGGCGAGAACTTAATTACTGCCTGAAGATACGTTGTTCCAAGGCAAAGTTATTATCAGGTATGGACTCGTCTGTGGAAGAGGCCCTGAGCCAAATGCAGGATCTTATGAAGGAGAGTTCTATTAACAAGGACTGGATTTCTGTTGGAGGGCTTACTGATATTATAATCTCCATACTTGGAAGCTCACGCAACAGAGATGTGAAGAGAAAGATTTTAATTACCCTGAAGGATGTTGTAGAAGGGCATGCAAGAAATAAG GGATGGGATCGCATTATTCCTTGCCTGGGGCGTGACTCAAGCATCTCAAAGGCTGCGGTTGAATTACTATATGAGTTGCTGCAAGAGAGATCTGGATGGAATGTGCCTGTTTGCAGGAAACTCTCTCAGCAATGCAGTGCGATTCTTTTTCTTGTTACCCTGCTAAAGGGTCCCGTTAGGGAGTCAGCAGAGATTGCAGAAAGAATCTTGACGAATCTATTTGAGATAAATGAGGAAACCATTTCTTGTGCTGCTAAGGCCGGCTGGTATAAACCACTTATTGATCGCATAGTTCAAG GGCCAGAGTCTTCAAAGATACCAATGGTGAGAACAATTGTTAATACAGAATTAGTTGATCTGAATTTGAAGCTCCTTGGCGAGGAAGGGGTTATACCTCCTTTGCTTGATATGGCATCCAGAAGCTTTGAATCAAAAGAGTTAGCCTTATCAGCCCTGGTTAAATTATCAGGTTGCCATGCCAATAAAGAGTTAATTGCTGCTGCCGGTGGGGTTCCACTTGTTCTGAAACTAATGTTCTCTCCCAATGTGCGCTCAATTATTGTTGTGAAATGCTCTGAAATActtgagaaactttgttctGAGGATGATGGAATTAAATTTTTCGTTGATGAAAAAGGGACCCAACTTGAGTTAGAATCAATCATCACCAATTTGTTAGCTTTGCAACAGAAGCCTAACTCAGCCCACAATGTCCGGAGGCCTGCCTTGAATGCACTTCTTGGAATTTGCAGGTTTGAAGCAGGGTTGGTTAAGAAGGCAGTTCTCACTGCCAATGGTGTATCTCTAGTGCTTCCACTGCTTGATGACTCTGACTCTGAAATTCGGGAGATTGCTATCAATTTGCTCTTCCTCTTCTCACAGCAAGAGCCAGAAGGAGTTGTGGAATACCTTCTCAAGCCAAGAAGGCTGGAGGCCTTAGTGGGGTTTCTTGAGAATGATGATAAGGGTGATGTACAGATGGCTGCTGCAGGTCTATTAGCCAACCTACCAAAATCAGAAAGATCACTCACCATGAAGTTAATCGAATTGGATGGAATTGATGCAAtcttaaacattttaaaaactgGAACCAAGGAAGCAAAAGAAAATGCTCTAAATGCACTCTTCAGGTTTTCAGATCCCACAAATCTTGAGTCACAGCGTATTTTGGTTGAACGAGGAGTGTACCCTATGCTTGTAAACTTTCTCAAGGCTGGTTCAGAAACAGCTAAGGCATTAGCAGCAGCACTCATTGGCAATCTTTCCACTAGCAGTCCAAAGCTCACTGCTGTAACCAAACCAACTAGTTGCTGGTGCTTCCAACCATCACGCCATCCTTTATGCCCAGCACATGGTGGTATTTGCAGTGTGACAGCTTCATTCTGTCTGTTGGAAGCAAATGCTTTACCTGACTTGGTAAGGCTCTTACATGGAGGGGTGCATGAAACTGCTTATGAAGCAATTCGGACTCTTTTTACTCTAGTTATGGAAGGCTCTCCTCAGAGAGGGGCCACTGTCTTGCATGAAAATGATGCTATAAAACCTATATTAGAGACTTTGACGTGGGGGGAAGATTATCTAAAGGAGGAGGCTTTAGGACTCTTGGAGAAAGTTTTTGTGTCAAAAGAAATGGTGGAACATTATGGATCAACAGCAAGGTTACTTCTTGTTGGTATGACCGGCAGGAATGTCCACGAGGAAGGCCGCCAAGGAAGGAAAGCTGCCAAAATCTTGGCCCTCCTTGAACGCTATTCTAGATCGTCCACATGTCTTGTTCCAGGTCTATTTGGgtga